Proteins encoded by one window of Panicum virgatum strain AP13 chromosome 7N, P.virgatum_v5, whole genome shotgun sequence:
- the LOC120681964 gene encoding uncharacterized protein LOC120681964, giving the protein MDGDLNEPAVEEAEGLDLNAVVLEEAHGLDLNQPIMVDDNDNGFDLNLPLDEYGAVDFSFLQNLAESAVEAPIQANHRRKEMTEELRKQVYQALLARSKNGKLGKQDTASVADQFGLHIRTVQRLWKRGKIQLANSVPVVVSSLKKGRVGRKAIPVDLEPLRNIPLKERMTIEDVCNQLHLSKWRIQRYLKKGFLRHHSSSIKPYLTQANKKSRLKWCVDMIERELLADPRFKDFYDFVIIDEKWFYLHQKSEKYYLLPEEDDPNRTCKNKNYIPRLMFLCVCARPRFRDGECIFNGKLGCFPLVTYEPAVRGNQRTGRVCGELVMKPITSITRDVIRDFMINKVLPAIRAKWPREDVGKSIFIQQDNAPSHLKLDDPVFCEAAKQDGFDIRLICQPPNSPDFNILDLGFFRAIQAIQYKKNAKTLEALVPTVQEAFMEYCPYKANRIFVTLQTVLKESIKVKGNNNYKIPHMQKQRLEREERLPLQINCEASLLDEALASLAASN; this is encoded by the exons ATGGACGGCGACCTGAACGAGCCTGCAGTGGAGGAAGCCGAGGGGCTCGACCTCAACGCTGTTGTACTGGAGGAAGCACATGGGCTCGACCTCAACCAGCCTATTATGGTGGATGACAACGACAATG GCTTTGATTTGAACCTTCCATTGGATGAATATGGTGCGGTTGATTTCAGTTTTCTACAGAATCTCGCTG AATCTGCTGTTGAGGCTCCCATTCAAGCAAACCACCGAAGGAAAGAGATGACAGAGGAACTCAGGAAACAAGTTTATCAAGCTTTGTTGGCTAGAAGCAAGAATGGAAAACTAGGCAAGCAAGATACTGCAAGTGTTGCCGATCAGTTTGGCCTCCACATCCGAACAGTTCAACGTTTATGGAAGCGAGGTAAAATTCAACTTGCAAACTCTGTCCCAGTTGTGGTTTCTAGTCTAAAGAAGGGTAGAGTTGGCCGTAAGGCAATCCCTGTTGATTTAGAACCATTGCGCAACATTCCTCTAAAGGAAAGAATGACCATAGAGGATGTGTGCAACCAATTACACTTGAGCAAATGGAGGATTCAAAGGTATTTGAAAAAAGGTTTTCTTAGGCACCACTCTAGTagcatcaaaccatatctcactcaAGCTAACAAAAAGTCTAGGTTAAAGTGGTGTGTTGATATGATAGAGAGAGAATTGCTTGCTGATCCAAGGTTTAAGGATTTTTATGACTTTGTGATCATTGATGAAAAATGGTTCTACCTCCatcaaaaatcagaaaaatattattTGCTACCTGAAGAAGATGATCCCAATCGGACTTGTAAGAACAAGAATTACATCCCTAGGCTCATGTTCTTGTGTGTTTGTGCTCGGCCAAGGTTTAGGGATGGGGAGTGCATTTTTAATGGTAAGCTTGGTTGTTTTCCTCTTGTCACTTATGAGCCGGCTGTAAGGGGGAATCAAAGAACCGGCCGTGTCTGTGGAGAATTGGTTATGAAGCCCATTACATCGATCACAAGAGATGTCATTAGGGACTTCATGATCAATAAGGTGTTGCCGGCTATTAGAGCCAAATggccaagggaagatgtggGCAAATCGATATTCATTCAACAGGATAATGCGCCTTCTCATCTAAAGCTGGATGATCCGGTGTTTTGTGAGGCTGCTAAGCAAGATGGCTTCGATATTCGACTAATCTGTCAACCACCTAATTCTCCGGATTTCAACATTCTAGACTTGGGTTTTTTCCGAGCAATTCAAGCTATTCAATacaagaaaaatgctaaaacaTTAGAAGCCCTAGTTCCAACAGTGCAAGAG GCATTCATGGAGTATTGTCCGTACAAAGCAAATAGAATTTTTGTAACTCTTCAGACTGTTTTGAAGGAATCCATCAAGGTTAAAGGAAACAACAATTACAAAATTCCTCACATGCAAAAACAAAGACTTGAGAGAGAAGAACGGCTGCCATTGCAAATCAATTGCGAAGCATCCTTGCTAGATGAAGCTCTCGCTAGTCTTGCTGCATCAAACTAG
- the LOC120681965 gene encoding uncharacterized protein LOC120681965 — protein MPPYDSEPLDHSLEFHELHYQLNLVQRWGVNQVPVAAPGGNGNFGETMANDWDLEDPCKNGKIVGHAKGLHIRSSRGAGGHHHASFDIIFEQGSGLEGSTLQVMGPNGAEWSIVGGTGKLTMARGVIYRKYGVVDGGAKVKLQIHAFYIPMKRPNNHGPSSGNNVWRW, from the exons ATGCCGCCATACGATTCTGAGCCCCTTGATCATTCCCTGGAGTTCCATGAGCTTCACTACCAGCTGAACTTGGTCCAGCGCTGGGGTGTAAACCAGGTACCAGTCGCAGCTCCCGGAGGTAATGGTAACTTTGGAGAAACGATGGCTAACGATTGGGATCTAGAAGATCCCTGTAAAAACGGGAAAATAGTGGGTCATGCCAAGGGTCTGCATATCCGATCTAGTAGAGGCGCCGGAGGACACCACCACGCTTCATTTGACATTATCTTCGAGCAAGGTAGCGG CTTGGAAGGGTCCACACTTCAGGTAATGGGACCTAATGGGGCAGAGTGGTCTATCGTTGGGGGTACTGGGAAACTTACCATGGCACGAGGCGTCATATACAGAAAATACGGTGTGGTCGATGGCGGTGCCAAAGTAAAGCTTCAGATTCATGCGTTCTATATCCCCATGAAACGTCCTAATAATCAT GGCCCAAGTTCTGGAAATAATGTTTGGCGCTGGTAA
- the LOC120681968 gene encoding uncharacterized protein LOC120681968: MEGATLTFEEAQEIYFDTMEKAKLAYKFKLGQPLIESKELPRLPLHMRDLHQYYKLDSSTAGNSGFEVVIKADSVFHHLDEMLHHVEYEDLFQLYQRRDMGTQLMMLWSLRTAELCKTAKIKDFAFLDPCLVNELNITGKGYADVNDLFKRVKYLIAGFLEKGQTEILLTYNCSFHFVFVTIDFDFTRIEVWDSKQRSLDYVNDLVNLLNRVKAELDKEKKSHTPFVVASSSMQCLDQPEGSNECGLYAMWAMLRHIGIKMEEGNQDRKTHGHNKLTEQEIRGFQEEIANFILEHVVSVEGKYSIA; this comes from the exons ATGGAAGGTGCGACATTGACATTTGAGGAAGCTCAAGAGATCTATTTTGATACTATGGAAAAAGCCAAGCTCGCCTACAAATTCAAACTAGGCCAACCATTGATTGAAAGCAAAGAGCTTCCACGTTTGCCCTTACACATGCGTGATCTACATCAATATTACAAGCTCGACAGTAGTACAGCAGGGAACAGTGGGTTCGAAGTGGTCATCAAGGCTGACTCGGTTTTCCATCATCTAGATGAAATGTTGCACCATGTCGAGTATGAAGACTTGTTTCAGCTCTACCAGAGGCGCGACATGGGTACCCAACTTATGATGTTGTGGTCTCT AAGAACGGCGGAATTGTGTAAGACTGCGAAAATAAAGGATTTTGCCTTCTTGGACCCCTGCTTAGTCAATGAGCTCAACATCACAGGCAAAGGATACGCTGACGTAAACGATCTGTTCAAGAGGGTGAAATATTTGATCGCAGGGTTCCTTGAAAAAGGGCAGACTGAAATACTCCTAACCTACAACTGCTC TTTCCATTTTGTCTTCGTGACTATCGACTTTGATTTCACACGTATCGAGGTGTGGGACTCAAAGCAGAGGTCACTTGATTATGTCAATGACCTAGTCAATTTACTTAATCG TGTCAAGGCCGAACttgacaaagagaagaagagTCACACCCCATTTGTCGTTGCGTCTAGTTCCATGCAATGCCTTGATCAACCGGAGGGCAGCAATGAATGCGGCTTATACGCGATGTGGGCAATGCTCCGTCACATTGGCATCAAGATGGAAGAGGGAAATCAGGAT CGCAAGACACATGGCCATAACAAGCTCACTGAACAAGAGATCAGAGGATTTCAAGAAGAGATAGCAAACTTCATCCTGGAACACGTGGTTAGCGTTGAAGGGAAATACTCCATTGCATGA